One Drosophila santomea strain STO CAGO 1482 chromosome X, Prin_Dsan_1.1, whole genome shotgun sequence DNA segment encodes these proteins:
- the LOC120456672 gene encoding guanine nucleotide-releasing factor 2 isoform X12 translates to MNILQKIDGSISSPSTPGACSSGIGVGGGGCSSSSNNSINSGSYSTACTPPPPTHHHHTQHQQLQGTPAGSSRVGGAGGAGGAGGAGGGSGVPPAPPSAGSSGHKNSLKGTKLARRARSFKDDLIEKISLMRTTNNTLGRSHSPHSPRTKHGSKAPPTTEEVQRSTQTLETHVKDISNALKHFRDVILKKKLEVLPGNGTVILETIASMYSVIQTYTLNENSAIMSCATQQVYQSLGKLIKLCDEVMLSEDSGECASLSNENVREVIDLLEDAVRNLVTLAQGKLKEQDQCAFRYGGSGLGGIGAAAEIMGAVTASPGVSVPGTGIMRVSAAESAAQRTSLPDIALTPKERDILEQHNVNPMRGSHSTESILRDTSPPPKPPLPNRASNPPPLPPKRRSQPGAPAGAAVVGCSSLTSASYAQPHNISLNLDLDCSSNISLLNYGVDRLSVRSRSPDENSQCSFDSALNHSREEEDHQQQQQQQLRSLSKMPTMMDEDMDKMVSYKSTGYAGAAIEDKMQTPLATGGVGGGVVGGTGGAAEGAAAAATGGGETNSNRHSNESGFVSMREFRTSTQTTDYSIQSSTKSSSSNSEIAFSISESTAVGSSSEYQQISQSVSHSQRHISSSSSSCTTTTTSSSTTTGYGSSSSELEQQQQQQQQQQTTTPAELAPALPPKSTQRSSLTRHESPVVGDELDEALSSSGWASHRSSQSEVAELRQLSPLHHLNHHPHTASAGQLQQWHSKHHSLIEGPRLQLAGSGSCSAFDQRHLDQEPPPLPMKKKHMFQSVAFSVLAYMEICSASTRSIEQHRHTMHACNISRNISHSQTMNIMPMSKELSPELEIPPALPPKNYKQRKATSMVASPTLQPIIVSTPPPSPKPALGENGSTGRPDSRMATVCEELNDAVGSEEAMPEPRSPVLDSNENVSAVDDVRTFYCHSHQLPSEMKMSEDASNADQPITTPQVLEEQEEPTAESRPLVAVHEAGKPENADDEAEVEAEAEAEAERADMLINMLEEVNITRYLILKKREEDGPEVKGGYIDALIVHASRVQKVADNGRHSQRKQKQHKHTKSHSHGHLPNSSVVSVNFHSIRAAFCEAFITTFRTFIQPIDVIEKLTHRYTYFFCQVQDNKQKAAKETFALLVRVVNDLTSTDLTSQLLSLLVEFVYQLVCSGQLYLAKLLRNKFVEKVTLYKEPKVYGFVGELGGAGGGPGTGIAGSGGCSAGGGGNQPSLLDLKSLEIAEQMTLLDAELFTKIEIPEVLLFAKDQCEEKSPNLNKFTEHFNKMSYWARSKILRLQDAKEREKHVNKFIKIMKHLRKMNNYNSYLALLSALDSGPIRRLEWQKGITEEVRSFCALIDSSSSFRAYRQALAETNPPCIPYIGLILQDLTFVHVGNQDYLSKGVINFSKRWQQYNIIDNMKRFKKCAYPFRRNERIIRFFDNFKDFMGEEEMWQISEKIKPRGRRPVNY, encoded by the exons ACGGCAGCATCAGTTCTCCATCCACGCCCGGCGCCTGTTCCAGTGGCATCGGAGTGGGCGGTggcggctgcagcagcagcagcaacaacagcatcaaCAGCGGCAGCTACTCCACCGCCTGCACTCCGCCACCACCCACGCACCACCATCACAcgcagcaccagcagctgcaggGCACGCCCGCAGGATCTAGTCGGGTgggaggagcaggtggagcaggtggagcaggtggagcaggTGGTGGAAGTGGAGTGCCACCGGCACCACCCAGTGCCGGATCCTCGGGCCACAAGAACAGTCTGAAGGGCACCAAGCTAGCACGCCGAGCGCGCTCCTTTAAAGACGACCTCATCGAGAAGATTTCCCTGATGCGCACCACCAACAATACTCTGGGTCGCTCCCATTCGCCGCACAGTCCGCGGACCAAGCACGGCTCCAAGGCACCGCCCACCACCGAGGAGGTGCAGCGATCCACCCAAACTCTGGAGACGCACGTCAAGGACATCTCGAACGCGCTCAAGCATTTCCGGGATGTCATACTCAAGAAGAAGCTGGAGGTGTTGCCCGGAAACGGAACGGTCATTCTGGAAACCATAGCCAGCATGTATTCCG TGATCCAAACGTACACCCTGAATGAAAACAGTGCCATCATGAGCTGCGCCACACAGCAGGTTTACCAGAGCCTGGGCAAGCTCATCAAGCTCTGCGACGAGGTGATGCTCTCCGAGGACAGCGGCGAGTGCGCCTCCCTGAGCAACGAGAATGTGCGGGAGGTCATTGATCTTCTGGAGGATGCTGTGCGG AATCTCGTTACGCTGGCGCAGGGCAAACTGAAGGAGCAGGATCAGTGCGCCTTTCGCTATGGTGGATCTGGTTTGGGCGGCATTGGAGCGGCGGCGGAGATCATGGGTGCGGTCACCGCCTCGCCGGGAGTGAGTGTTCCCGGCACTGGCATCATGCGCGTTTCAGCCGCCGAATCAGCTGCCCAGCGAACTTCGTTGCCGGACATTGCACTCACGCCCAAGGAACGCGACATACTGGAGCAGCACAATGTGAATCCCATGCGCGGCTCGCACAGCACCGAAAGCATCCTGCGCGACACGAGTCCACCGCCAAAGCCACCGCTACCCAATAGGGCCAGTAATCCGCCGCCGTTGCCACCCAAGAGACGCAGCCAGCCGGGCGCACCTGCTGGCGCTGCGGTGGTCGGCTGCTCATCGTTGACATCCGCCTCCTACGCCCAGCCCCATAATATCAGCCTGAACTTGGACCTGGACTGCAGTTCCAACATCTCGCTGCTGAACTATGGCGTGGATCG CCTATCTGTGCGGTCGCGGTCACCGGATGAGAATAGTCAGTGCTCCTTTGACTCGGCGTTGAATCACTCACGCGAGGAGGAGgaccaccaacagcaacagcagcagcagctgaggTCGCTCTCGAAGATGCCAACGATGATGGACGAGGACATGGACAAGATGGTCAGCTACA AATCCACCGGTTACGCAGGCGCCGCAATCGAGGACAAAATGCAGACACCACTTGCGActggtggtgttggtggtggtgttgttggcggaactggaggagcagccgaaggtgcagctgctgcagcgacTGGTGGCGGGGAAACTAACAGCAATCGCCACTCAAACGAATCGG GTTTCGTGTCGATGCGCGAGTTTCGCACTTCCACACAGACGACGGACTACAGCATCCAGTCCTCCACGAAGTCGTCCAGCAGCAATTCGGAGATTGCGTTTAGCATCAGTGAGTCGACGGCGgtcggcagcagcagcgagtaCCAGCAGATTAGCCAGTCGGTGTCGCACAGCCAGCGTCATATATCCTCGAGCAGTAGTAGCtgcaccaccacaaccaccagcagcagcaccaccaccggctatggcagcagcagcagcgaactggagcagcagcagcaacagcagcaacagcagcagacgACGACGCCGGCCGAACTGGCGCCCGCCCTGCCGCCAAAGAGCACCCAACGGAGCAGCCTAACCCGCCACGAGTCGCCCGTTGTTGGCGATGAGCTGGACGAGGCGCTGTCCTCCTCCGGCTGGGCCAGCCACCGGAGCAGCCAGTCAGAGGTGGCCGAGCTGCGCCAACTGTCGCCGCTCCATCACCTCAATCACCATCCGCACACCGCGTCCGCCGGGCAGCTGCAGCAGTGGCACTCGAAGCACCACAGCCTGATCGAGGGACCCCGCCTCCAGCTGGCGGGGAGTGGCAGCTGCAGTGCGTTCGATCAGCGCCACTTGGACCAGGAGCCACCGCCGCTGCCCATGAAGAAGAAGCACA TGTTTCAAAGTGTGGCCTTTTCGG TTCTGGCGTACATGGAAATCTGCTCGGCGTCTACGCGATCCATTGAGCAGCACCGTCACACGATGCACGCCTGCAACATAAGTCGCAACATCTCGCACAGCCAGACCATGAA CATCATGCCCATGAGCAAGGAGCTGTCGCCGGAGCTCGAGATACCGCCTGCCCTGCCGCCAAAGAACTACAAGCAGCGCAAGGCGACAAGCATGGTGGCATCACCCACGCTGCAGCCCATCATTGTGTCCACGCCGCCGCCGAGTCCGAAGCCGGCACTGGGTGAGAATGGGTCGACGGGCAGGCCGGACAGTCGCATGGCCACCGTATGCGAAGAGCTGAACGATGCAGTGGGCAGCGAGGAAGCGATGCCAGAGCCCCGCTCGCCCGTGCTGGACAGCAATGAGAATGTGAGCGCGGTCGATGATGTACGGACGTTCTACTGTCACTCGCATCAGCTGCCCAGTGAGATGAAAATGAGCGAGGACGCGAGCAATGCCGACCAGCCGATAACCACGCCGCAAGTGCttgaggagcaggaggagccaACGGCGGAGTCCCGTCCACTGGTCGCTGTGCACGAGGCGGGTAAGCCAGAGAACGCCGACGATGAAGCGGAGGTcgaggcggaggcggaggcggaggcggagcGAGCGGATATGCTGATCAACATGCTGGAAGAGGTCAACATCACACGGTACCTGATACTCAAGAAGAGAGAGGAGGACGGGCCCGAGGTGAAAGGCGGCTACATCGACGCCCTCATCGTGCACGCCAGCCGTGTGCAGAAGGTCGCCGATAATGGTAGGCATTCGCAGCGCAAGCAGAAGCAGCACAAACATACCAAATCTCATTCGCATGGTCATTTACCCAACTCCTCTGTTGTCTCTGTCaatttccattccattcgtGCAGCATTCTGCGAGGCCTTCATCACCACCTTTCGCACCTTCATCCAGCCGATCGACGTGATCGAGAAGCTGACCCATCGCTACACATACTTCTTCTGTCAAGTGCAGGACAACAAGCAGAAGGCCGCCAAGGAGACCTTTGCGCTGCTGGTCCGAGTTGTCAACGATCTAAC GTCGACGGATCTTACCAGCCAACTGTTGAGCCTGCTGGTGGAGTTCGTCTATCAGTTGGTATGCTCTGGTCAATTGTACTTGGCCAAGTTGCTGCGCAACAAGTTCGTGGAAAAGGTGACGCTGTACAAGGAGCCCAAGGTGTATGGCTTTGTCGGTGAGTTGGGCGGAGCCGGTGGTGGCCCTGGAACGGGAATCGCTGGCAGTGGTGGATGCAGTGCAGGTGGTGGAGGAAACCAGCCTAGCCTGCTGGACCTCAAGTCGCTGGAGATTGCCGAACAGATGACGCTGCTGGATGCGGAGCTGTTCACGAAGATCGAGATACCCGAAGTATTACTATTTGCCAAAGATCAGTGCGAGGAGAAGTCGCCCAACCTTAACAAATTCACCGAGCACTTCAACAAGATGTCCTACTGGGCGCGCTCCAAAATCCTGCGACTGCAGGATGCCAAGGAGCGGGAGAAGCATGTGAACAAGTTCATCAAAATCATGAAGCATCTACGCAAGATGAACAACTACAACTCGTATCTGGCGCTGTTGTCGGCCCTCGATTCGGGCCCCATTAGAAG ATTGGAGTGGCAAAAGGGCATCACCGAGGAGGTGCGATCCTTCTGCGCCCTCATCGATTCCAGCTCCAGTTTTCGCGCCTATCGACAGGCGCTGGCCGAAACTAATCCGCCCTGCATACCCTACAT CGGCCTAATTCTGCAGGATCTAACGTTTGTGCATGTGGGCAACCAGGACTACCTGTCGAAGGGCGTCATTAACTTCTCTAAGCGCTGGCAGCAGTACAACATAATTGACAACATGAAACGTTTTAAGAAATg TGCCTATCCATTTCGACGCAACGAGCGCATTATACGCTTCTTTGATAACTTCAAGGACTTTATGGGCGAGGAGGAGATGTGGCAGATATCCGAGAAGATAAAGCCACGTGGGCGCCGCCCCGTTAACTATTAG
- the LOC120456672 gene encoding guanine nucleotide-releasing factor 2 isoform X10 codes for MRVLNTELRLRFKNRKPRPFNRAASADDAMDLGTGMGMGMQTGTGTGIANGTEIGQRLNGATSMNGSISSPSTPGACSSGIGVGGGGCSSSSNNSINSGSYSTACTPPPPTHHHHTQHQQLQGTPAGSSRVGGAGGAGGAGGAGGGSGVPPAPPSAGSSGHKNSLKGTKLARRARSFKDDLIEKISLMRTTNNTLGRSHSPHSPRTKHGSKAPPTTEEVQRSTQTLETHVKDISNALKHFRDVILKKKLEVLPGNGTVILETIASMYSVIQTYTLNENSAIMSCATQQVYQSLGKLIKLCDEVMLSEDSGECASLSNENVREVIDLLEDAVRNLVTLAQGKLKEQDQCAFRYGGSGLGGIGAAAEIMGAVTASPGVSVPGTGIMRVSAAESAAQRTSLPDIALTPKERDILEQHNVNPMRGSHSTESILRDTSPPPKPPLPNRASNPPPLPPKRRSQPGAPAGAAVVGCSSLTSASYAQPHNISLNLDLDCSSNISLLNYGVDRLSVRSRSPDENSQCSFDSALNHSREEEDHQQQQQQQLRSLSKMPTMMDEDMDKMVSYSAAIEDKMQTPLATGGVGGGVVGGTGGAAEGAAAAATGGGETNSNRHSNESGFVSMREFRTSTQTTDYSIQSSTKSSSSNSEIAFSISESTAVGSSSEYQQISQSVSHSQRHISSSSSSCTTTTTSSSTTTGYGSSSSELEQQQQQQQQQQTTTPAELAPALPPKSTQRSSLTRHESPVVGDELDEALSSSGWASHRSSQSEVAELRQLSPLHHLNHHPHTASAGQLQQWHSKHHSLIEGPRLQLAGSGSCSAFDQRHLDQEPPPLPMKKKHILAYMEICSASTRSIEQHRHTMHACNISRNISHSQTMNIMPMSKELSPELEIPPALPPKNYKQRKATSMVASPTLQPIIVSTPPPSPKPALGENGSTGRPDSRMATVCEELNDAVGSEEAMPEPRSPVLDSNENVSAVDDVRTFYCHSHQLPSEMKMSEDASNADQPITTPQVLEEQEEPTAESRPLVAVHEAGKPENADDEAEVEAEAEAEAERADMLINMLEEVNITRYLILKKREEDGPEVKGGYIDALIVHASRVQKVADNAFCEAFITTFRTFIQPIDVIEKLTHRYTYFFCQVQDNKQKAAKETFALLVRVVNDLTSTDLTSQLLSLLVEFVYQLVCSGQLYLAKLLRNKFVEKVTLYKEPKVYGFVGELGGAGGGPGTGIAGSGGCSAGGGGNQPSLLDLKSLEIAEQMTLLDAELFTKIEIPEVLLFAKDQCEEKSPNLNKFTEHFNKMSYWARSKILRLQDAKEREKHVNKFIKIMKHLRKMNNYNSYLALLSALDSGPIRRLEWQKGITEEVRSFCALIDSSSSFRAYRQALAETNPPCIPYIGLILQDLTFVHVGNQDYLSKGVINFSKRWQQYNIIDNMKRFKKCAYPFRRNERIIRFFDNFKDFMGEEEMWQISEKIKPRGRRPVNY; via the exons ACGGCAGCATCAGTTCTCCATCCACGCCCGGCGCCTGTTCCAGTGGCATCGGAGTGGGCGGTggcggctgcagcagcagcagcaacaacagcatcaaCAGCGGCAGCTACTCCACCGCCTGCACTCCGCCACCACCCACGCACCACCATCACAcgcagcaccagcagctgcaggGCACGCCCGCAGGATCTAGTCGGGTgggaggagcaggtggagcaggtggagcaggtggagcaggTGGTGGAAGTGGAGTGCCACCGGCACCACCCAGTGCCGGATCCTCGGGCCACAAGAACAGTCTGAAGGGCACCAAGCTAGCACGCCGAGCGCGCTCCTTTAAAGACGACCTCATCGAGAAGATTTCCCTGATGCGCACCACCAACAATACTCTGGGTCGCTCCCATTCGCCGCACAGTCCGCGGACCAAGCACGGCTCCAAGGCACCGCCCACCACCGAGGAGGTGCAGCGATCCACCCAAACTCTGGAGACGCACGTCAAGGACATCTCGAACGCGCTCAAGCATTTCCGGGATGTCATACTCAAGAAGAAGCTGGAGGTGTTGCCCGGAAACGGAACGGTCATTCTGGAAACCATAGCCAGCATGTATTCCG TGATCCAAACGTACACCCTGAATGAAAACAGTGCCATCATGAGCTGCGCCACACAGCAGGTTTACCAGAGCCTGGGCAAGCTCATCAAGCTCTGCGACGAGGTGATGCTCTCCGAGGACAGCGGCGAGTGCGCCTCCCTGAGCAACGAGAATGTGCGGGAGGTCATTGATCTTCTGGAGGATGCTGTGCGG AATCTCGTTACGCTGGCGCAGGGCAAACTGAAGGAGCAGGATCAGTGCGCCTTTCGCTATGGTGGATCTGGTTTGGGCGGCATTGGAGCGGCGGCGGAGATCATGGGTGCGGTCACCGCCTCGCCGGGAGTGAGTGTTCCCGGCACTGGCATCATGCGCGTTTCAGCCGCCGAATCAGCTGCCCAGCGAACTTCGTTGCCGGACATTGCACTCACGCCCAAGGAACGCGACATACTGGAGCAGCACAATGTGAATCCCATGCGCGGCTCGCACAGCACCGAAAGCATCCTGCGCGACACGAGTCCACCGCCAAAGCCACCGCTACCCAATAGGGCCAGTAATCCGCCGCCGTTGCCACCCAAGAGACGCAGCCAGCCGGGCGCACCTGCTGGCGCTGCGGTGGTCGGCTGCTCATCGTTGACATCCGCCTCCTACGCCCAGCCCCATAATATCAGCCTGAACTTGGACCTGGACTGCAGTTCCAACATCTCGCTGCTGAACTATGGCGTGGATCG CCTATCTGTGCGGTCGCGGTCACCGGATGAGAATAGTCAGTGCTCCTTTGACTCGGCGTTGAATCACTCACGCGAGGAGGAGgaccaccaacagcaacagcagcagcagctgaggTCGCTCTCGAAGATGCCAACGATGATGGACGAGGACATGGACAAGATGGTCAGCTACA GCGCCGCAATCGAGGACAAAATGCAGACACCACTTGCGActggtggtgttggtggtggtgttgttggcggaactggaggagcagccgaaggtgcagctgctgcagcgacTGGTGGCGGGGAAACTAACAGCAATCGCCACTCAAACGAATCGG GTTTCGTGTCGATGCGCGAGTTTCGCACTTCCACACAGACGACGGACTACAGCATCCAGTCCTCCACGAAGTCGTCCAGCAGCAATTCGGAGATTGCGTTTAGCATCAGTGAGTCGACGGCGgtcggcagcagcagcgagtaCCAGCAGATTAGCCAGTCGGTGTCGCACAGCCAGCGTCATATATCCTCGAGCAGTAGTAGCtgcaccaccacaaccaccagcagcagcaccaccaccggctatggcagcagcagcagcgaactggagcagcagcagcaacagcagcaacagcagcagacgACGACGCCGGCCGAACTGGCGCCCGCCCTGCCGCCAAAGAGCACCCAACGGAGCAGCCTAACCCGCCACGAGTCGCCCGTTGTTGGCGATGAGCTGGACGAGGCGCTGTCCTCCTCCGGCTGGGCCAGCCACCGGAGCAGCCAGTCAGAGGTGGCCGAGCTGCGCCAACTGTCGCCGCTCCATCACCTCAATCACCATCCGCACACCGCGTCCGCCGGGCAGCTGCAGCAGTGGCACTCGAAGCACCACAGCCTGATCGAGGGACCCCGCCTCCAGCTGGCGGGGAGTGGCAGCTGCAGTGCGTTCGATCAGCGCCACTTGGACCAGGAGCCACCGCCGCTGCCCATGAAGAAGAAGCACA TTCTGGCGTACATGGAAATCTGCTCGGCGTCTACGCGATCCATTGAGCAGCACCGTCACACGATGCACGCCTGCAACATAAGTCGCAACATCTCGCACAGCCAGACCATGAA CATCATGCCCATGAGCAAGGAGCTGTCGCCGGAGCTCGAGATACCGCCTGCCCTGCCGCCAAAGAACTACAAGCAGCGCAAGGCGACAAGCATGGTGGCATCACCCACGCTGCAGCCCATCATTGTGTCCACGCCGCCGCCGAGTCCGAAGCCGGCACTGGGTGAGAATGGGTCGACGGGCAGGCCGGACAGTCGCATGGCCACCGTATGCGAAGAGCTGAACGATGCAGTGGGCAGCGAGGAAGCGATGCCAGAGCCCCGCTCGCCCGTGCTGGACAGCAATGAGAATGTGAGCGCGGTCGATGATGTACGGACGTTCTACTGTCACTCGCATCAGCTGCCCAGTGAGATGAAAATGAGCGAGGACGCGAGCAATGCCGACCAGCCGATAACCACGCCGCAAGTGCttgaggagcaggaggagccaACGGCGGAGTCCCGTCCACTGGTCGCTGTGCACGAGGCGGGTAAGCCAGAGAACGCCGACGATGAAGCGGAGGTcgaggcggaggcggaggcggaggcggagcGAGCGGATATGCTGATCAACATGCTGGAAGAGGTCAACATCACACGGTACCTGATACTCAAGAAGAGAGAGGAGGACGGGCCCGAGGTGAAAGGCGGCTACATCGACGCCCTCATCGTGCACGCCAGCCGTGTGCAGAAGGTCGCCGATAATG CATTCTGCGAGGCCTTCATCACCACCTTTCGCACCTTCATCCAGCCGATCGACGTGATCGAGAAGCTGACCCATCGCTACACATACTTCTTCTGTCAAGTGCAGGACAACAAGCAGAAGGCCGCCAAGGAGACCTTTGCGCTGCTGGTCCGAGTTGTCAACGATCTAAC GTCGACGGATCTTACCAGCCAACTGTTGAGCCTGCTGGTGGAGTTCGTCTATCAGTTGGTATGCTCTGGTCAATTGTACTTGGCCAAGTTGCTGCGCAACAAGTTCGTGGAAAAGGTGACGCTGTACAAGGAGCCCAAGGTGTATGGCTTTGTCGGTGAGTTGGGCGGAGCCGGTGGTGGCCCTGGAACGGGAATCGCTGGCAGTGGTGGATGCAGTGCAGGTGGTGGAGGAAACCAGCCTAGCCTGCTGGACCTCAAGTCGCTGGAGATTGCCGAACAGATGACGCTGCTGGATGCGGAGCTGTTCACGAAGATCGAGATACCCGAAGTATTACTATTTGCCAAAGATCAGTGCGAGGAGAAGTCGCCCAACCTTAACAAATTCACCGAGCACTTCAACAAGATGTCCTACTGGGCGCGCTCCAAAATCCTGCGACTGCAGGATGCCAAGGAGCGGGAGAAGCATGTGAACAAGTTCATCAAAATCATGAAGCATCTACGCAAGATGAACAACTACAACTCGTATCTGGCGCTGTTGTCGGCCCTCGATTCGGGCCCCATTAGAAG ATTGGAGTGGCAAAAGGGCATCACCGAGGAGGTGCGATCCTTCTGCGCCCTCATCGATTCCAGCTCCAGTTTTCGCGCCTATCGACAGGCGCTGGCCGAAACTAATCCGCCCTGCATACCCTACAT CGGCCTAATTCTGCAGGATCTAACGTTTGTGCATGTGGGCAACCAGGACTACCTGTCGAAGGGCGTCATTAACTTCTCTAAGCGCTGGCAGCAGTACAACATAATTGACAACATGAAACGTTTTAAGAAATg TGCCTATCCATTTCGACGCAACGAGCGCATTATACGCTTCTTTGATAACTTCAAGGACTTTATGGGCGAGGAGGAGATGTGGCAGATATCCGAGAAGATAAAGCCACGTGGGCGCCGCCCCGTTAACTATTAG